A single genomic interval of Juglans regia cultivar Chandler chromosome 1, Walnut 2.0, whole genome shotgun sequence harbors:
- the LOC108988046 gene encoding protein GLUTAMINE DUMPER 4-like, whose amino-acid sequence MRPANNFTTTVDSGFGNWNSPIPYLFGGLALMLGLIAMALVILACSYRKYSLSDSSRPRDAEEKISAAQPVNMPVDSEPKIVVIMAGDDNPTYLAKPVSSTSHGADHEQV is encoded by the coding sequence ATGAGGCCTGCAAACAACTTCACCACAACCGTTGATTCCGGGTTCGGGAACTGGAACTCTCCCATTCCTTATCTCTTTGGCGGCCTAGCACTCATGTTGGGACTCATTGCGATGGCCTTGGTGATCCTAGCTTGCTCTTATCGTAAATATTCTTTGTCCGACTCATCCCGCCCTAGAGAtgctgaagaaaaaatatcTGCAGCACAGCCAGTGAACATGCCTGTGGATTCCGAGCCAAAGATTGTTGTCATCATGGCTGGAGATGACAACCCTACGTACTTGGCCAAACCCGTCTCTTCGACATCCCATGGCGCTGATCATGAACAAGTCTAA